The Actinosynnema mirum DSM 43827 genomic interval CCGGCCAGGCGGCGCAGGGTGGTCAGGACGTTCGCCTTGGCGCGGAACATGCGGCGCACGAGCGGGGCGGACAGGGCGGCGATCGGGGACACGGACTCGTCGAAGGCCGCGTGGTGGACGCCGCGCAGCGGCGGCAGGGTCGCGAGGTGGGCGGACAGGGCGGCGGCGGCCGAGGGGTCGGCGACGTCCAGGCGCAGGTCCAGCACCACGACGCCCCGCAGGCGCAGGCGTTCGGCTTGCTCGGCCGAGGGGCCGCGCAGGCCCCGGCGGGAGACCAGGACCAGGTGGCGGACGCCCCGCTGGACCAGTTCGGCTGCCAGGTGCGGGCCGATCCTGCCGGTGGCGCCGACGATCAGGTGGGTGCCCGACAGGGCGCGGGCGGGGGCGGTGGCCGGTTCGGACCTGCGCAGCACCGGGATGTGCCTGGTGTCGGCGCGGTAGGCGCTCTGGGCGCCGGGATCCGCGGAGGTGATCTCCGTGAGCAGGCGCAGCGCGGTGCGCGGGTGCTCGTCGAGGTCGACCAGGCCTCCCCACAGGTCGGGGTGCTCCAGCGCCGCGGACCGGCCCGCGCCCCACAGGGCCGCGTGTCCCGGATCTGCGGTGGTGTCGCCGGGGAGGAGGTGGGCGCGCCGGGTGACCAGGTGCAGGCGCGGGGGCGCGGACAGGGCCGCGAGCGCGGTGACCAGGTCGAAGGCGCGCAGCGTCGCCTCGGCGGCGGTGTCGGGGTCGTCGCCGCCCGCGCCGAGCGCGTCGGCGAACACGAGGAGCCGGGTGGCGGGTGAGCCGTCCGCCAGCGCGGCGAGCGCCGCCGCGGGGTCCGGGGCGAGGCGGGTCCGCACGCCGAAGGCCCGCCACTCGTCGGCCTGCTCGGGGGTCCCGCCGACGACGAGCCACTCCTGGGGCGGGACGGCGGCGGGTTCCAGGGGCGTGGCGCGCCACGCGAGGTGGTGCGACCAGGCCGGGTCCGGCGCCTCGACGGCGTGGTCGGCGCGCTCGTGGTCGGTGGTGGTGGGACCGGTTCGCGTGGGCCGGTCGGCCGTGCTCCGGTCGACGACCGCCCCGTTCCCGGCCCCCGGCGCGTCGGGGGCGCCGCCGAGCGGCAGCAGCCGGATGCCCGTGAGCGCCGCCACCGGGGTCCGGCCCGCCCACAGCCACGCGTCGGCACGCAGTTCCCGCCCGTGCCCGGTGACCGTCGCGGTGACGGTGGTCGGGGTCGCGGGGTCGAGCACGGCGCAGGCGGTCACGCCCGTCACCAGCGCGGGGCCGGGCAGGTCCTCGGGCAGCGCGGCGGCCACCGCCTGGAAGGCGCCGGTCAGCAGGGCCGGGTCCGGTGCCGCGCCGGACAGCTCAGCCACCGCGGTTCCGGCCCCCGAGCGCAGCCCGGTCACCACCCGCAGCGCGGGGCCGAACTCGATGCCGTGCCCGGCCAGCAGGTCGTACCAGCGTGCGACGTCCCGCTCCACCCCGTCGGGGCGGGGTGGCGGCGGGGTCGGCAGGTCGTGGTCGTCGTGCAGCCGGGCCGAGGCCGCCTGCGCCCACGGCAGTTCCGGGGCGGTGCGGAAGTGCAGGGTGAAGGTCGCCGCCCCGACCCCGCGGTCGCGGCGGGCCACGCCCTGCAGCCGCAGGCCGGGCACGACCGGGACCGGTTGGTGCAGCACCAGGTCGCGGACGCCGGCCCGCTTGAACCCCAGGTCGCGCGCGGCGGCCAGCGCGGCGACCAGCGCGGCGGACGCGGGCAGCACCGGTTCGCCCAGGACTTCGTGCGCGGCGAGCCACTCCGCCCGTTCCGCGCCGGGCTCCGACTGCCACACCAGGGTTCCCGGCTGGTCCGCCAGTTCGGTGGGCGGTCCGAGCAGCGGGCCCTCCTCCGCCTCGGACCGAGGGCGTGCGGCGCCGTCCTCCCGCGCGGGCACGTCGACCGGGGAGCGCCAGAACCGGGTGGTGTCCCAAGTCCTCGGCGGCAGGTCGACCAGTCCGCCGCCGGTCCACGCGCCGCGCCACACCGGGGTCGCCCCCAAGCAGGCCAAGCCGGCGGCGGCCAGTGCCACGGCCTCGGGGCCGCCGCGCTCGCGGTGCAGGGTGTGCAGCACCGCGGGGTCGGGCACGCCCAGCGACCGCAGCGCCTCCGCGACCGGTCGGGTGAGCACGGGGTGCGGGCTGACCTCCAGGAACACGGAGTGGCCCGCGTCGGCCGCCGCCGCGACCGCGTCCGGCAGGCGCACCGGTTCGCGCAGGTTCGCCGCCCAGTAGTGCGCGTCCGGCGGCGAGGTCAGCCGTTGTCCGGTCACCGTCGAGTAGAGCGGGATGAGGGGCTCGGACGACGCGAGGTCGGCCAGCTCCTCGACGACCCGGCCGAGCAGCGGGTCGACCTGCGGGGAGTGCGAGGCCACGTCGACCCCCACCCACAGCGGGTCGACGCCGAGGGCGGTCGCCACCCGCTCGACGCCCGCGCCCTCCCCCGACAGGACCGAGGACTGCGGGCCGAGCAGGACCGCGACCGACACCGCGTCGTCGAGGCCCTCGGCGGTGATCGTCTCCCGCAGACGAGCCCCGGTCTCGGGGACGACGGCCATCCGCCCCTCGCCCGCGATCTCGCCGAGGAGCCGGGAGCGCACGCAGATCACCCTGGCCCCGTCGCGAGGGCTGAGCGCGCCCGCGACGACGGCCGCCGTGACCTCGCCCATCGAGTGGCCGAGGACGGCGGCGGGCTCGACGCCCCTGGCCCGCCACAGCGCGGCGAGCGCGACCTGCACGGTGAACAGCACCGGTTGCACCCAGGTGACCGACTCCCCCGTGCGACCGGACTCCAGCGCCTCGCGCGGTGACGGGCAGCCGTGCGCGCGCACGACCGGGTCCAGCTCGTCGATGGCAGCGGTGAAGTCGGGGTCGTGGTCGAGCAGCCCGTCGGCCATGCCCGCCCACTGGGAGCCCTGGCCGGAGAACACGAACACCGGGGCCGGGTCGTCGCGGACCGCGCCGGTGGTCGCGTCGGGGTGCTCGCGGCCCTCGGCCAGTTCGGTGAGCACTTCCGCGAGCCCGGCCGCGTCGCGGGCGAGCAGGCCCGCGCGGACCGGGCCGTGCGAACGGCGGGTGGTGAGGGTGTGCGCGAGGTCGGCCACCGGCGGCGGATCGCCGTCCAGCACCGAGCGCAGCGCGCGGGCCTCAGCGCGCAGCGCGGCACGGGAGCCGGCCGACAGCAGCACGACCGGCGTGCTGCCGTCGGGTTCGGGAGGCTCGTGCGGGCGCACGGCGGGGGCCTGCTCCAGCACCGCGTGCGCGATGGCCCCGCCGAAGCCGAAGGAGCTGACGCCCGCGCGCCGGGGGTGGTCGCGGTGCGGCCAGGCGGTGAGCGCGGTGACGGGCGCGAGCGGGCGCTCGTCCAGCCGCAGCAACGGGTTCGGGGTGGTGAGGTGCAGGTTGGCGGGGATCTCGCCCCGGTCCAGCGCCAGCACCGCCTTGATGAACCCGGCGACGCCCGAGGCGGCCTCCAGGTGGCCGAGGTTGGTCTTGACCGCGCCCAGCAGCAGCGGCCGGTCGGCGGGGCGACCGGGCGCGTGGACGGCGGTGAGCGCGTTGACCTCGACGGGGTCTCCGAGCGCGGTGCCGGTGCCGTGGGTCTCGACCAGGTCGACGGTGCGCGGGTCGACTCCCGCGGCGCGGTGCGCGGTGCGGATCAGGTCCTCCTGGGCTCCGGGGTGGGGCGCCATGAGGCCGTTGGAGCGTCCGTGCGAGCCGACCGCGCTGCCGCGCACGACGGCCAGCACCCGGTCCCCGTCGCGCAGCGCGCGGGAGAGCCGCTTGAGCACGACGACGCCGCAGCCCTCGCCGCGCGCGTAGCCGTCGGCGCCCGCGTCGAAGGTCTTGCAGCGGCCGTCCGGGGAGAGCACGCCGGAGCGGGCGAAGCCGACCGAGACCCCTGGGGTGAGCAGCAGGTTGACCCCGCCCGCGAGCGCCAGGTCGCACTCCCCGCGCAGCAGGTGCGCGCAGGCGAGGTGGATGGCGACGAGCGAGCCGGAGCAGGCGGTGTCCACCACCATGCTCGGCCCCCTCGCGCCCAGCGCGTAGGACAGCCGGTTGGCGATGACCGCGGCGGAGGAGCCGGTGGTGGTCCAGCCGTCCACCGCGGAGGCGTCCTCCGGCAGGTACTCGACGGCGCCCGCGGCCAGGAACACGCCCGCGCGGGTCCCGGCCAGGCCGTGCTGCGGGATGCCCGCGTGGTCGAGCGCCTCCCAGGCGACCTCCAAAACCTGCCGCTGCTGCGGGTCGGCGACCTCGGCCTCCTTGGGAGGGACGCCGAAGAACGCCGCGTCGAAGCGGTCGACGTCGTCGAGGAAGCCACCGGCGCCCGCCGCGCCCGCGACCAGGGCGGCCACCCCCGGATCCGCGGTGTGCGCGTCCCAGCGGCCTTCGGGGACCCGGCCGACGACGTCGCCACCCCGGACGAGCAGGTCCCAGAACGCGTCGGGGCCGCGCACGCCCGAGGGGAAGCGGCAGCCGATGCCGACCACCACGACCGGGTCGGCGGCGTTGTCCTCAGGTTCGGGGGGACGCTCACCGGTGGCGGGGCGGCCGGTGGCGACGTGGTCCGCGAGCAGGGAGATGCTGGGGTACTCGAACACCGCGTCCGGGGAGAGCGGCGCGCCCAGGTGCTCGCCGAGGCTCCCGGTCATGCTGATGACGTCGGTGGAGCTCAGGCCCAGCTCGTCGAGCGGGCGGACGGTGCTGACGGCGTGCTCGGGGATGGCGAGCCGGGTGGCGACCCAGCCGATGAGCCAGGCCCGCGCCCTCTCCCTGGTCTCCGAGGTGCTCACGCGCCCTCCCCGTTGGTGCGCCGGGAGAACGCGGCGAGCGCGGGGTCCGCGGCGGTCGGGGGCGGATCGGTCCGAAGTGGATCGATCCAGGCCACCCCCTCTCGGGGCGGACCGGTCTGGGCCGGTGTGGCGGAGGTGCCCCGACCCGCGACGACCGGGTGGGCCGCGAGATGCGCGGTGAGCAGTTCCACCGCCTCCTCCTTGTCCCGTCGGGGGACCAGGTCCATGCGGCGCACCGCGTCGAGTCCCGCGTGCCGGTAGTACTCGTCGCGCAGGATCGACCCGATGACCGCGTGGTGGTAGGCGCCGTCGAGGTAGAAGTAGTCGCGCAGGACGCCCTCGACGTGGATCAGGCCGGAGGTGAAGATCTGCACCATCCGCTTGTTGAAGGACCATCCGCTTGTTGAAGGCCGCGGTCATCAGGTGCACGCGGTGGGCGTTGCGCTGGTGGAACAGCTCTTCCAGCAGCAGGAGCACCGACTCGACCCCGTAGCCGAGGTCCCACAGCTGCGGGGGGCCGACCGCGTTGCCGACCTCGAAGTGGCCCTCGTAGGTGACGGGGCGCCAGTTCACCCCGCCGACCGGCTCGCCCTCCCGGTCGCGCACCACCAGGTAGCGCATCCCGTGCAGTTCACCCGCTTCGCGCAGTTGGGCGGGGGTGACGGGTCGGACCTGGCCGGAGGAGTACACCGAGGTGGTGGACGAGGCCCAGGCCGCGAGCAGCTCGTAGTCCTCGTCGGTCGACGCCGGGTGCAGTGACACGAGTTCGCCTTGCAATTGTCCCCCGCCTCGTCGTGGTGCGGACGCGCACGGCGGGCCCGCCCGGCGGAGGATCTCCTCGGACGTCTCCAGGCGTGCGGCAAGAATGATCGGGAGAGCGGCGCTCACCCCGGTTGTCGAATATCTCCCCAGTGCGCCAAAGCTGTCCGACCCCTGCGGTTCGGCTCTGACGATTAACGCCATGCCTATCAAGCGATCTCCGGGGTTGTCAACCGCGTTCAGCGGCGCGACACCCCCGTTAATACCACCCAGCAGCCCTCGGAGTGGGCTGCATCAGCATTTTTTCGACTCCCGAAGGGCGTCGTTGACACCCTCGGTCAACGATGCTTCCATAGGCAAAGTCCGACATACGGAGCATATTGAACCGGGTTTGTTGGAGACGGAAACCGTCGCAGTCTGACTGAAAGCTGGGGGACCCACACCGATGGGGGATGTGAGGAGCGGGCCCGAGCGCGTGTCCGCCTGGGATTGTCGCAGCACAACCGGTCTATTACCCGCGGGCGCGGATCCCTCGCCGGGGGGAGCCCCGGACCTGGGAGCGCGCCGGGGAAGCGGGTCTCCGCCCCGCGCCAGGGCGCTCCGGGCCCCGAGCCGCCGCGCAGGGTGCAGATAGGCGGGGTGGACGTGGAGCGGAACCCGACCACCCTGAGCGCAACCAGCTCGAAGAAGCAGGAACACCTCCGCGACGACGCTCAGCAACTGGCCGAGAACTTCATCCGCACGACCGCGGGAGAACCGCTGTCGACCGCCCGCCAGGTGGCATTCGTAGACCACCACCGGGCCGCCTACGGAGTGCACGTGCTCTGCAAGGCGATTTCTCTCGCGCCATCCACCTACTACGCGGTCAAAAAGCGCGAGCGCGCACCGGCGAAACGAACCGTGCGTGATCGCGAGTTACTTCCCCTGATCAAGGCAGCCTGGCTTTCCGAGGGCGGCAAGAGGGGCGCTCGGAGCATTTGGCGCGAGCTCCAGGACAACGGCGTGCCGGTCGCCCGGTGCACCGTGGAACGGCTGATGCGGGCCGAGGGGATGCGCGCGTCCAGGGCGACCGCGCGCAGGCAGGTCCACGACGGGGCGGTCCAGCGCCGCGTCACGCGGTAGCACCGCCGGGCGCGCCCGGCACGACGCCGCAGCGGCACGGGTTCCGCCGCGGCGTCGTGGTCGCGCGCCCTCGACGGCCACGTCCCACTGCGAACCGGGGGAACACCCATGGCACAGCGCGTCACGGAGGCGGCGCCGCCGTCAGCACGACCTCCGACCCCACCGCCCCCGCAGGGGCGGGTACCACCACCGCTGACCGCCCGGTCGATGACGGCCTCGGCCTCGGGCGCCTCCGCGGCGCTCACCGGGCACGGCGTCCGCGCACCGGACCGGGTGCTGCTGGCCGCGGGCAACTCGCCGGAGTTCGTCGCGGTCCTGCTCGGACTGCTGGACCTGGGCGTGTCCGTCGCGCTGGCCGACCCCGGCGCGCCCGCCGCGGCGCTGACCGCGTCGGCCGTCGAGGTGGGCGCGGACTGGTTGGTGACCGACCGACCCACCGCGCCGGGCGCGCCCAGGACGATCCCGCTGGCCGACGCCGCGGGCGACGCGGGCGGCGCGCTCGCCGACCCGGACCTGGTCCGGTGGACGGCCAGGGCGGACGGGTTGATCAGCTGGTCGTCCGGGTCGACCGGCGCGCCGAAAGCCGTGGTGCGCGCGGGCGCGGCGATCGAGGGCAACCTGGCGCGCACCGCCGACCGGATGGGGTACCGGGCCGACGACGTGCTGGCCCCGCTGCTGCCCTTCTCCCACCAGTACGGCATGTCCATGGTCCTGCTGGCCAGGCGGGCGGGCTGCGGGTTGCTGGTGGCCCCAGCCCGGTTGGATCGCGCGCTGCCCGCGCTGGCCGAGCACGGCGTCACGGTCGTGGACGCCACCCCGGTGACCTTCCGCAGCGCGCTGAACCTGCTGGCGCGCAAGGAGGGCCTGGTCGACGCGCTGACCGGGGTGCGCATGTGGTGCACCGGCGGCGCGCCGCTGGGCGATGAGCTGGCGCGGCGGTTCACCGAGGTCACCGGAGCCCCGCTGCTGGACGGTTACGGCAGCACCGAGCTGGGCAACGTGGCGCTGGCCGGACCGGGCGCGCCTGACACCTGCCTGCCGCTGGCCGGGCTGTCGGTCCGGGTGCTCGACGAGCGCGGCGCCCCCGCGCCACCGGGAGTGATCGGCCGGGTGTGGGTGGACTCGCCCGACACGGCCTCGGGGGTGCTGGCCGACGGGGTGCTCGTCCCTCGCCCACCCGGCCCTCAGCACACGCACGACCTCGGACTGCTCGACGAGCGCGGTGGGCTGCGGGTCATCGGCCGCGAGCGCGCGGTGGCCCGTCGCGGGCACACCCTCTACCCGGACCGGCTGGCGCACCTGGCGGGCGCGTGCGGCGCCCCGGTGCAGGTGGTGCCGCTACCGCGCGGAGAGGACGACTGGCGGCTGGTCTTCGTGGTCGAGGACCCGCGGCTCACCGCCGCCGCGTGGTGGCGGGCGCGGTTCGGCGAGGTGCTGGCCAGGCACGAGCTGCCGGACCGGGTGCTGGTGGTGGCAGAGCTGCCGAGGCTGCCCAGCGGCAAGACCGACCTGGTGCGCGTCACCGACATCGTCCGCTCGGCGGACACCTCGACCGGGCAGGACGCCGAGCGCGCCGCTTCCCGGGGTCACCGAACCGGAAGGGCACTGCCATGACCTCATCGAGCAGGACCGGCGGAGGGCGTCGGGTCGTCGTCACCGGCCGGGGAGCCGTCACGCCCATCGGCGCGGACTGGCCGACCACGTGGGCGAGCATGGTGAAGGGGTCGAGCGGCATCCGCGTGCTGTCCACGGTGGACACGACAGGACTGCCGGTGCGGATCGGCGGCGAGGTGCTGGACCTGGACCTGTCCGGGCTGCCGCCGAAGGCGGTGCGCCGCACCGACAGCTCGGTGCACATCGCGCTGTCGGCCGCGCTGGAGGCGGTGGCCGACGCGAACCTGGTGGTCGACGAGGCGCTGGCGCCGAGAGTGGCGGTGGTGCTGGGGTCGGCGGGTGGGCCGACGAAGCTGTCCGCAGCCGCGACCCGCGCGCTGGACGAGCGGGGGGCGCGCGGGTTGAGCCCTTACTACTTCCCCGGCAGCGGCGTGGACAGCGCGGCGGGCGAGGTCGCGCTGCACCTGGGCGCGCAGGGCCCGTCGGTGTGCGTGGTGACCGCGTGCGCGACCGGGGCGACCTCGATCGGCGAGGCGGCGCGGTTGATCCGGCACGGCGCGGCCGACGTGGTGGTGGCGGGCGGCGTGGACGACACGATGACCAGGCTGGACATCACCGGGGCCGCGATCTCCCGCGCCCTGTCCACCCGCAACGACGACCCGGAGGCCGCCTCCCGGCCGTTCGACCGGGGCAGGGACGGGTTCGTGATGAGCGCGGGAGGCGGCGTCGTGGTGCTGGAGAGCGAGGAGCACGCCAGGGCGCGCGGCGCCAGGGTGCTGGGCGAGCTGGCGGGCTACGGGGCGACCACCGACGCGTTCCACCCGACCGCGCCGCACCCTGAGGCCGGTCCTGCGCGGCGGGCGATGCACGACGCGCTGGCGCAGGCGGGGCTGGCGCCGCAGGACGTGGGCTACATCAACGCGCACGGCACGTCGACGCCGCTCAACGACACCACCGAGCTGAGGGCGATCCGGGGCGTGTTCGGCTCGCACGCCACGCGCATCCCGGTCAGCTCGACCAAGAGCATGACCGGGCACATGCTGGGCGGGGCGGGCGCGGTCGAGCTGATCGTGGCGCTGGAGTCGGTGCTGACCGGCGTGACGCCGCCGACGATCAACTGCGACGACCCGGAGGACCCGGAGGTGAACTTCGTGCCGCACACCGCGCAGGAGCACCGCGTCGAGGCCGCGATGAGCAACTCGTTCGGCTTCGGGGGCCACAACGCCGTGCTGATCGCGCGCCGCTGGGCGGGTTGA includes:
- a CDS encoding type I polyketide synthase; protein product: MSTSETRERARAWLIGWVATRLAIPEHAVSTVRPLDELGLSSTDVISMTGSLGEHLGAPLSPDAVFEYPSISLLADHVATGRPATGERPPEPEDNAADPVVVVGIGCRFPSGVRGPDAFWDLLVRGGDVVGRVPEGRWDAHTADPGVAALVAGAAGAGGFLDDVDRFDAAFFGVPPKEAEVADPQQRQVLEVAWEALDHAGIPQHGLAGTRAGVFLAAGAVEYLPEDASAVDGWTTTGSSAAVIANRLSYALGARGPSMVVDTACSGSLVAIHLACAHLLRGECDLALAGGVNLLLTPGVSVGFARSGVLSPDGRCKTFDAGADGYARGEGCGVVVLKRLSRALRDGDRVLAVVRGSAVGSHGRSNGLMAPHPGAQEDLIRTAHRAAGVDPRTVDLVETHGTGTALGDPVEVNALTAVHAPGRPADRPLLLGAVKTNLGHLEAASGVAGFIKAVLALDRGEIPANLHLTTPNPLLRLDERPLAPVTALTAWPHRDHPRRAGVSSFGFGGAIAHAVLEQAPAVRPHEPPEPDGSTPVVLLSAGSRAALRAEARALRSVLDGDPPPVADLAHTLTTRRSHGPVRAGLLARDAAGLAEVLTELAEGREHPDATTGAVRDDPAPVFVFSGQGSQWAGMADGLLDHDPDFTAAIDELDPVVRAHGCPSPREALESGRTGESVTWVQPVLFTVQVALAALWRARGVEPAAVLGHSMGEVTAAVVAGALSPRDGARVICVRSRLLGEIAGEGRMAVVPETGARLRETITAEGLDDAVSVAVLLGPQSSVLSGEGAGVERVATALGVDPLWVGVDVASHSPQVDPLLGRVVEELADLASSEPLIPLYSTVTGQRLTSPPDAHYWAANLREPVRLPDAVAAAADAGHSVFLEVSPHPVLTRPVAEALRSLGVPDPAVLHTLHRERGGPEAVALAAAGLACLGATPVWRGAWTGGGLVDLPPRTWDTTRFWRSPVDVPAREDGAARPRSEAEEGPLLGPPTELADQPGTLVWQSEPGAERAEWLAAHEVLGEPVLPASAALVAALAAARDLGFKRAGVRDLVLHQPVPVVPGLRLQGVARRDRGVGAATFTLHFRTAPELPWAQAASARLHDDHDLPTPPPPRPDGVERDVARWYDLLAGHGIEFGPALRVVTGLRSGAGTAVAELSGAAPDPALLTGAFQAVAAALPEDLPGPALVTGVTACAVLDPATPTTVTATVTGHGRELRADAWLWAGRTPVAALTGIRLLPLGGAPDAPGAGNGAVVDRSTADRPTRTGPTTTDHERADHAVEAPDPAWSHHLAWRATPLEPAAVPPQEWLVVGGTPEQADEWRAFGVRTRLAPDPAAALAALADGSPATRLLVFADALGAGGDDPDTAAEATLRAFDLVTALAALSAPPRLHLVTRRAHLLPGDTTADPGHAALWGAGRSAALEHPDLWGGLVDLDEHPRTALRLLTEITSADPGAQSAYRADTRHIPVLRRSEPATAPARALSGTHLIVGATGRIGPHLAAELVQRGVRHLVLVSRRGLRGPSAEQAERLRLRGVVVLDLRLDVADPSAAAALSAHLATLPPLRGVHHAAFDESVSPIAALSAPLVRRMFRAKANVLTTLRRLAGEHRAELLHLSSTTGLLGSSGLAHYAAASCFADSAASADPTTRTVVLGPCADGLAGTPHGEVVLASGLRLMPTRRAVAAALDAPARRSAVVDADWDEVDRSYATALRTPLLAELAGEGAPTRAAPRPDPVQHRELLREHVRTVIAGAMGITPEALNPRANLFALGVDSLMSLSIIRTLAATTGHHIPPTVLRERPTALALADHLAEAEQTTEGEQR
- a CDS encoding IS3 family transposase — encoded protein: MDVERNPTTLSATSSKKQEHLRDDAQQLAENFIRTTAGEPLSTARQVAFVDHHRAAYGVHVLCKAISLAPSTYYAVKKRERAPAKRTVRDRELLPLIKAAWLSEGGKRGARSIWRELQDNGVPVARCTVERLMRAEGMRASRATARRQVHDGAVQRRVTR
- a CDS encoding class I adenylate-forming enzyme family protein; the encoded protein is MAQRVTEAAPPSARPPTPPPPQGRVPPPLTARSMTASASGASAALTGHGVRAPDRVLLAAGNSPEFVAVLLGLLDLGVSVALADPGAPAAALTASAVEVGADWLVTDRPTAPGAPRTIPLADAAGDAGGALADPDLVRWTARADGLISWSSGSTGAPKAVVRAGAAIEGNLARTADRMGYRADDVLAPLLPFSHQYGMSMVLLARRAGCGLLVAPARLDRALPALAEHGVTVVDATPVTFRSALNLLARKEGLVDALTGVRMWCTGGAPLGDELARRFTEVTGAPLLDGYGSTELGNVALAGPGAPDTCLPLAGLSVRVLDERGAPAPPGVIGRVWVDSPDTASGVLADGVLVPRPPGPQHTHDLGLLDERGGLRVIGRERAVARRGHTLYPDRLAHLAGACGAPVQVVPLPRGEDDWRLVFVVEDPRLTAAAWWRARFGEVLARHELPDRVLVVAELPRLPSGKTDLVRVTDIVRSADTSTGQDAERAASRGHRTGRALP
- the fabF gene encoding beta-ketoacyl-ACP synthase II, which produces MTSSSRTGGGRRVVVTGRGAVTPIGADWPTTWASMVKGSSGIRVLSTVDTTGLPVRIGGEVLDLDLSGLPPKAVRRTDSSVHIALSAALEAVADANLVVDEALAPRVAVVLGSAGGPTKLSAAATRALDERGARGLSPYYFPGSGVDSAAGEVALHLGAQGPSVCVVTACATGATSIGEAARLIRHGAADVVVAGGVDDTMTRLDITGAAISRALSTRNDDPEAASRPFDRGRDGFVMSAGGGVVVLESEEHARARGARVLGELAGYGATTDAFHPTAPHPEAGPARRAMHDALAQAGLAPQDVGYINAHGTSTPLNDTTELRAIRGVFGSHATRIPVSSTKSMTGHMLGGAGAVELIVALESVLTGVTPPTINCDDPEDPEVNFVPHTAQEHRVEAAMSNSFGFGGHNAVLIARRWAG